In one window of Arcobacter sp. F155 DNA:
- a CDS encoding YqaA family protein: MIYLTLFISAFISATLFPLGSEALLVYNINEGYNLVYLLAFATVGNVLGSLLNYFIGLKGEEYLEKKSYLKEEKIKRYKEFFDKYGAYSLLLSWAPIIGDPLTLIAGVFKYDLKKFLFLVFIAKFFRYLFLAIATLYFVS, from the coding sequence TTGATTTATCTAACACTATTTATTTCAGCCTTTATTTCAGCAACTTTATTTCCTTTAGGAAGTGAGGCTTTGTTGGTTTATAATATCAATGAAGGCTATAATTTAGTGTATCTTCTAGCTTTTGCAACTGTAGGAAATGTTCTTGGGTCTTTACTTAACTATTTTATAGGATTAAAAGGCGAAGAGTATTTAGAAAAGAAATCATATTTAAAAGAAGAGAAAATAAAGAGGTATAAAGAGTTTTTTGATAAATATGGAGCTTACTCTTTACTTCTTTCTTGGGCACCTATTATTGGTGACCCTTTGACTTTAATAGCAGGTGTTTTTAAATATGATTTAAAAAAGTTTTTATTCTTAGTTTTTATTGCTAAGTTCTTTAGATATCTATTTTTAGCAATAGCAACTTTGTATTTTGTTAGTTAG
- a CDS encoding TolC family protein: MKKSILAMFLPLILLGQNLDELVELSLKNQLINSYEYDTDSIKKEYESVKSSYYPKLDVSATYSNTNEETPSVPNDGIRSSASINFVLYDGNKRSNTFSKYRSNIKSSQESLNSSKNQIALDVSSYYFNYLALLAQKEAKLKQIDQLKAQEERLSKFLAVGSTTKDEVEKIISRVESENVNLHSIELDLQTILSNLEYITGKKISISEGSMIKDYQVTQDSQRADIKALEYDVKAQFDNAKVEKSGYLPTITLDNTYTDYDYNYDNSAYESIEDQNIFSVNMKWNLFSFGETKNRYEAQYKKYLSLKSRYEYERNRANTDLQLAQRAFNIAKLKVKSANASLKAATSAYEVIKSKYENGLIENVAYLEALSEKYDAMSLLEFAKYDLEIKKANIIYHSGENLKDYIR, encoded by the coding sequence TTGAAAAAATCAATATTAGCAATGTTTTTACCTCTTATTTTATTAGGTCAAAACCTAGATGAGTTAGTTGAGTTATCATTAAAAAACCAACTTATCAACTCTTATGAATATGATACAGACTCAATAAAAAAAGAGTACGAAAGTGTAAAGAGTTCTTACTACCCAAAACTAGATGTAAGTGCCACTTATTCAAATACAAATGAAGAAACACCAAGTGTTCCAAATGATGGAATAAGAAGTTCAGCAAGCATAAATTTTGTTTTATATGATGGAAATAAAAGATCGAATACTTTTAGCAAATATAGAAGTAACATCAAAAGTTCTCAAGAGAGCTTAAATTCATCAAAAAACCAAATTGCTTTAGATGTTTCATCTTATTACTTTAACTATCTTGCTTTATTAGCTCAAAAAGAAGCAAAATTAAAGCAAATAGACCAATTAAAAGCACAAGAAGAGAGACTATCTAAGTTTTTAGCTGTTGGAAGTACAACGAAAGATGAAGTAGAAAAAATCATTTCAAGAGTAGAGAGTGAAAATGTAAACCTACACTCAATTGAACTTGATTTACAAACTATTTTATCTAACCTTGAGTATATAACTGGGAAAAAGATATCTATCTCAGAAGGTTCTATGATAAAAGATTATCAAGTGACACAAGACTCTCAAAGAGCAGATATCAAAGCTTTAGAATATGATGTAAAAGCACAGTTTGATAATGCAAAAGTTGAAAAAAGTGGTTACCTTCCTACTATCACTTTAGACAACACATATACAGACTATGACTACAACTACGACAATTCTGCCTATGAATCTATTGAAGACCAAAACATATTTTCTGTAAATATGAAGTGGAACCTTTTCTCTTTTGGAGAAACAAAAAATAGATATGAAGCACAATACAAAAAATACTTAAGTCTAAAATCAAGATATGAGTATGAAAGAAATAGAGCAAACACTGATTTACAATTAGCTCAAAGAGCATTTAATATTGCAAAACTAAAAGTAAAATCAGCAAATGCAAGTTTAAAAGCTGCAACAAGTGCTTATGAAGTAATTAAATCAAAATATGAAAATGGTTTAATTGAAAATGTTGCATATCTTGAAGCTTTAAGTGAAAAATACGATGCAATGAGTCTATTAGAGTTTGCAAAATATGACTTAGAAATAAAAAAAGCAAATATTATCTACCACAGTGGAGAAAATTTAAAGGATTATATTAGATGA
- a CDS encoding TetR/AcrR family transcriptional regulator produces the protein MTKEEKQEKRRCMALSCLDAFLNTNYQNLTVTSLAKQSNIAKGTLYEYFKNKEDIILELTEGLYEQWKEKTEKEVKQKENLKDKFECFFTMVYTKEFKNYRTILNIFAGLSHYEEEETFKNFLKKIYEEHLEVINSLVEEGIKQELFIKEARNLTRGLLNSFIGFFHISLLNEKETTSIEEIRSFLKNFFLTIEKTN, from the coding sequence ATGACAAAAGAAGAAAAACAAGAAAAACGACGGTGCATGGCACTGTCGTGCCTTGATGCCTTTTTAAATACAAACTATCAAAACCTTACTGTAACTTCTTTAGCAAAACAATCAAATATTGCTAAAGGAACTTTATATGAATACTTCAAAAATAAAGAAGATATTATTTTAGAGTTAACAGAAGGTCTTTATGAGCAATGGAAAGAGAAAACCGAAAAAGAAGTAAAACAAAAAGAGAATTTAAAAGATAAGTTTGAGTGTTTTTTTACAATGGTTTATACAAAAGAGTTTAAAAACTATAGAACTATTTTAAATATTTTTGCAGGACTTAGCCACTATGAAGAAGAGGAGACTTTTAAAAACTTTTTAAAAAAGATATATGAAGAACACCTTGAAGTTATAAATTCTCTTGTAGAAGAGGGCATTAAACAAGAACTCTTTATAAAAGAGGCTAGAAACTTAACTAGAGGCTTATTAAACTCATTTATAGGCTTTTTCCATATCTCACTATTAAATGAGAAAGAAACAACCTCTATAGAGGAAATTAGAAGCTTTCTAAAGAATTTTTTTCTAACAATAGAAAAAACTAACTAA
- a CDS encoding transporter substrate-binding domain-containing protein has protein sequence MCFKRVFLFFLLFLSTLYAQAFNKAEKQWISENPVVSISMLNNFEPFSYELRNKHKGFSLDVLKIVEEISGLKFKVETTRWSDALSKFKENKVDVIADISFTEERTKYAAYTSAYYEIPTFIFGLKSNKEYKNNDSLIGKTIAVTRSTFYVKQLKELGMKVLELDTSFEKAQAVVTGKADYFLASYTTGQKAISDNTFYTLQVLGEFTAIKKEDLRFATHKENSILRDILEKSLKRIEPEEFSYLAKKWINNNRFDSQIDFTEEEVAFIRANPIVKYSEVNWKPLSIIEDNKMKGIMGEYLDLVAQRTGLKFEFVPSKSWPYVLEQFKEGKIDLVPGVGSSPQEKQLGLISNRYAKYPFVIVTDDRYTYLESLMDLKDAVVAVPKSYTSYNFIVKNYPEMNLLITEDIPEALIAVENGKADAFVGHIATSLYYISELHLKNLKVAGTTIFDIEHHYLIQKDMPVLLSIINKAFNSISLQERKDINANWIQTTVVEKKIDYKLVFLVFFSFIIILAVFVYRQNILKKYNERLKDSYADIESIMNSTMEAILITENRKCIEVNDSAVKLFGYSSKEEMIGQDLLNFIAKDYRKLVKSKITATVKEPYELEILTAKGKNIQTLGKGANLKLSGKNVRISSIIDITDIKSKERLLIEQSKMAALGEMIGHIAHQWRQPLSVITVVATSWEVYDELGTLDKKKVLEEGKLILSNAKYLSQTIDDFRQFIKGENSSSRFNVKDLIGNLTRLVNPSIQNEQITLVLNNSIDRELLGGQNNLLQALINIINNSIDALKQQKNEKFIFLDVKENEDKKVQIIIKDNAGGIDKNIIDKIFEPYFTTKHQSQGTGLGLYMTYSIIEKANASIKVENCDYIYNKKKYKGVTFTITFQ, from the coding sequence ATGTGCTTTAAAAGAGTTTTTCTATTTTTTTTACTTTTCCTTTCAACTCTTTACGCACAAGCTTTTAATAAAGCAGAAAAACAGTGGATTTCCGAAAATCCAGTTGTCTCAATCTCTATGCTTAATAACTTTGAACCCTTTTCCTATGAGTTAAGAAATAAACATAAGGGTTTTTCTTTAGATGTTTTAAAAATAGTAGAAGAGATAAGTGGTTTAAAATTTAAAGTAGAGACCACTAGATGGTCCGATGCTCTATCTAAGTTCAAAGAAAATAAAGTAGATGTAATAGCTGATATCTCTTTTACAGAAGAAAGAACAAAATACGCAGCATATACAAGTGCTTATTATGAGATACCAACTTTTATTTTTGGACTAAAATCAAATAAAGAATATAAAAATAATGATAGTTTAATAGGTAAAACTATTGCAGTCACAAGAAGTACCTTCTATGTAAAGCAGCTAAAAGAGCTTGGTATGAAGGTTTTAGAATTAGATACAAGTTTTGAAAAAGCTCAAGCTGTAGTTACAGGAAAAGCTGACTATTTCTTAGCTTCATATACAACAGGACAAAAAGCAATAAGTGATAATACTTTTTATACATTACAAGTACTTGGAGAATTTACTGCTATTAAAAAAGAAGACCTGAGATTTGCAACCCATAAAGAGAACTCTATCTTAAGAGATATTCTAGAAAAGTCTTTAAAAAGAATAGAACCAGAGGAGTTTTCTTATTTAGCAAAAAAATGGATAAACAATAACAGATTTGATAGCCAAATAGATTTTACAGAAGAAGAAGTAGCTTTTATAAGAGCTAATCCAATAGTAAAATATAGCGAAGTAAACTGGAAGCCTTTATCAATTATCGAAGATAATAAGATGAAAGGTATTATGGGAGAGTATTTAGATCTTGTTGCGCAAAGAACAGGTTTAAAGTTTGAGTTTGTCCCTTCAAAATCTTGGCCCTATGTTTTAGAACAGTTCAAAGAAGGAAAAATAGATTTAGTTCCTGGAGTTGGTTCAAGTCCCCAAGAAAAACAGCTAGGTCTAATCTCAAATAGATACGCAAAATACCCTTTTGTAATAGTAACCGACGATAGATATACTTATTTAGAGAGTTTAATGGATTTAAAAGATGCCGTAGTTGCAGTTCCTAAATCCTATACAAGTTATAATTTTATAGTAAAAAACTATCCTGAGATGAATCTTCTAATAACAGAAGATATTCCAGAAGCTTTAATTGCTGTAGAAAATGGAAAAGCAGACGCTTTTGTAGGGCATATTGCAACTTCTTTATATTATATTTCTGAACTTCACCTAAAGAATTTAAAGGTTGCAGGAACTACAATCTTTGATATAGAACATCACTATTTAATACAAAAAGATATGCCTGTATTACTTTCAATAATCAATAAAGCCTTTAATTCTATCTCTTTACAAGAGAGAAAAGATATAAATGCAAATTGGATTCAAACAACTGTTGTTGAAAAAAAGATTGATTATAAGTTAGTATTTTTAGTTTTCTTTTCTTTTATAATTATTCTAGCTGTTTTTGTTTATAGGCAAAACATATTAAAAAAATATAATGAAAGACTAAAAGATTCATATGCAGATATAGAAAGTATTATGAATTCAACTATGGAAGCTATTTTAATCACTGAAAATAGAAAGTGTATTGAAGTAAATGATTCTGCTGTTAAGCTATTTGGTTACTCATCAAAAGAAGAGATGATTGGGCAGGATTTATTAAATTTTATTGCAAAAGATTATAGAAAACTTGTAAAAAGTAAAATTACTGCAACTGTAAAAGAGCCATATGAGTTAGAGATTTTAACTGCGAAAGGAAAAAATATCCAAACACTAGGGAAGGGTGCTAACTTAAAGCTTAGTGGTAAAAATGTAAGAATCTCTTCAATCATTGATATTACAGATATAAAGAGTAAAGAAAGACTTTTAATAGAGCAGTCAAAAATGGCAGCTTTAGGTGAGATGATAGGACATATTGCCCATCAATGGAGGCAGCCTTTAAGTGTGATTACTGTTGTTGCTACTAGTTGGGAAGTTTATGATGAATTAGGAACCTTAGATAAGAAAAAAGTTTTAGAAGAGGGGAAACTTATCTTATCAAATGCTAAATATTTATCTCAAACAATTGATGATTTTAGGCAGTTTATAAAAGGTGAAAACTCATCATCTAGATTTAATGTAAAAGATTTAATTGGCAATCTAACAAGGCTTGTAAATCCTTCTATTCAAAATGAACAAATAACTTTAGTTTTAAATAATAGTATAGATAGAGAATTATTAGGTGGACAAAATAATCTTCTTCAAGCTTTAATAAATATTATTAATAATTCTATTGATGCGTTAAAACAACAAAAAAATGAAAAATTTATATTCTTAGATGTAAAAGAAAATGAAGATAAAAAAGTTCAAATAATTATAAAAGATAATGCAGGTGGAATTGATAAAAATATAATAGACAAAATATTTGAACCTTATTTTACAACTAAGCACCAGTCACAAGGTACAGGGCTTGGACTTTATATGACTTATAGTATTATAGAAAAAGCAAATGCTTCAATAAAAGTTGAAAATTGTGATTATATTTATAACAAAAAAAAGTATAAAGGTGTTACGTTTACTATTACATTTCAGTGA
- a CDS encoding efflux RND transporter periplasmic adaptor subunit translates to MIKSTSKKILLLTTIAVVGFTGCFQGEAKDTKQQTSPQKPALPVQVFKVNKENNTTNKTYPTILKAYEQVDIMARVSGALEKKYFNEGDFVKKGTLLYKIEPDIYLANLNMKKANFTKAKKDYERAKALFKSKSISNQTFDDYTFQYESSKAALKEAQINLNYTNVKAPIDGIVGLKKHSIGDLVGSSAANSHLITITNTNPIHAEFSLPKDDMDSFLGQIRADKVKVNLLANGKTYNSGEIDFIAPTIDSNTDTLLLRAKFKNPNNELVVGNFTKVELTNLSLGEVFIIPENAVLKTAKTSMVYVLDENNIAKVRPVKTGSLVEKGIVIKDGLKVNEQIVISNLAKLRPNTKVQIVNKEK, encoded by the coding sequence ATGATAAAATCAACGAGTAAAAAAATATTACTACTTACAACTATTGCTGTTGTAGGTTTTACAGGATGTTTTCAAGGGGAAGCAAAGGACACAAAACAACAAACTTCACCTCAGAAACCTGCCTTACCTGTTCAAGTTTTTAAAGTAAATAAAGAGAATAATACAACAAATAAAACTTATCCAACAATTTTAAAAGCTTATGAGCAAGTAGATATTATGGCTAGAGTTTCTGGGGCATTAGAAAAGAAGTACTTCAATGAAGGTGATTTTGTAAAAAAAGGAACACTACTTTATAAAATTGAGCCAGATATCTATTTAGCAAACCTAAATATGAAAAAAGCAAACTTTACAAAAGCAAAAAAAGATTATGAAAGAGCTAAGGCTTTATTTAAATCAAAATCTATTAGTAATCAAACTTTTGATGACTATACATTTCAATATGAAAGCTCAAAGGCTGCATTAAAAGAAGCACAAATTAATTTAAACTATACAAATGTAAAAGCTCCAATTGATGGAATTGTAGGTCTTAAAAAACATAGTATTGGGGATTTAGTAGGTTCAAGTGCTGCAAATTCACACTTAATAACTATCACTAACACAAATCCTATTCATGCTGAGTTCTCTTTACCAAAAGATGATATGGATAGTTTCCTTGGTCAAATTAGAGCTGATAAAGTAAAAGTTAACTTACTTGCTAATGGTAAAACTTATAATAGTGGCGAGATAGATTTCATAGCTCCAACTATTGATTCAAATACTGATACTTTACTTTTAAGAGCTAAGTTTAAAAACCCTAATAATGAGCTTGTTGTAGGTAACTTTACAAAAGTTGAACTAACAAATCTTTCTTTAGGTGAGGTTTTTATTATTCCTGAAAATGCTGTATTAAAAACTGCAAAAACAAGTATGGTTTATGTACTTGATGAAAATAACATTGCAAAAGTTAGACCTGTAAAAACTGGAAGTTTAGTTGAAAAAGGAATAGTTATAAAAGATGGTTTAAAAGTAAATGAACAAATTGTAATTAGTAACCTTGCAAAACTAAGACCTAATACAAAAGTTCAAATTGTAAATAAAGAGAAATAG
- a CDS encoding substrate-binding domain-containing protein yields MNIRILLLITLLTSFLFANNQKKIIYLTPDMSIPFWQIIAKGVKQSSTNLSYDYEVFSADNSSKKELQNTIKAIKAKPAGIVISPTNSSNCVTVLKLIKKANIPVVIADIGTDAGEYLSYISSDNFEGAYKLGKHLTKFMKQKDITESSVGIIAIPQKRANGKLRTAGFMKALKEDGIKSADMRQQVDFSLKETYLHAKDLLLAYPDMKVIWLQGSDKYRGALKAIKESKREVHLITFDAEPEFLELIPKNTIVVSGMQQPFLIGEKAVITLDKYLSKEDVQKHIELSVLAVTKENIDRKMHLIKRNVLGIIDEAK; encoded by the coding sequence TTGAATATTAGAATACTATTACTAATAACACTTCTCACAAGTTTTCTTTTTGCTAACAATCAAAAAAAAATTATTTATTTAACACCAGATATGTCTATCCCTTTTTGGCAAATAATAGCTAAGGGTGTAAAACAGAGCAGTACTAACTTATCTTATGATTATGAAGTGTTTAGTGCAGATAATAGTTCAAAAAAAGAGTTACAAAATACAATCAAAGCAATCAAAGCAAAACCTGCAGGAATTGTAATCTCTCCCACAAACTCTTCAAACTGCGTAACAGTTTTAAAACTTATCAAAAAAGCAAATATTCCTGTAGTTATTGCAGATATTGGTACTGATGCTGGTGAATATTTATCTTATATCTCTTCAGATAACTTTGAAGGGGCATATAAACTTGGTAAACATTTAACTAAATTTATGAAACAAAAAGATATCACTGAAAGTAGTGTTGGAATAATAGCAATCCCTCAAAAAAGAGCAAATGGAAAACTAAGAACAGCAGGTTTTATGAAGGCTTTAAAAGAAGATGGAATTAAAAGTGCTGATATGAGACAGCAAGTAGATTTTTCTTTAAAAGAGACGTATCTTCATGCAAAAGATTTACTTTTGGCATATCCTGATATGAAAGTTATCTGGTTACAAGGTTCTGATAAATATAGAGGTGCTTTAAAGGCTATAAAAGAGTCAAAAAGAGAAGTGCATTTAATCACTTTTGATGCAGAACCAGAGTTTTTAGAACTAATCCCTAAAAATACTATTGTAGTATCAGGTATGCAACAACCTTTTTTAATTGGTGAAAAAGCTGTTATTACTTTAGATAAGTATTTATCTAAAGAAGATGTTCAAAAGCATATTGAACTTAGTGTTTTAGCAGTGA
- a CDS encoding MarR family winged helix-turn-helix transcriptional regulator — translation MDKQYIEKFFENMKQKEGYDVFNISLPITLIYKHNFNKNEQMFKQKYNLIHSDVDVLASLYFNGKELSPTELYSAIIFSSGGMTKVLKKLESLGYISRQANPNDKRSMLVKLEEKGEKVLLDCLDDLIELKKETYEALTEQDKEDLKRILQKVTLSLS, via the coding sequence ATGGATAAACAATATATAGAAAAATTTTTTGAAAATATGAAGCAAAAAGAGGGTTATGATGTGTTTAATATCTCATTACCTATTACTTTAATTTACAAACACAACTTTAATAAGAATGAGCAAATGTTTAAACAAAAGTATAATTTGATTCATTCAGATGTGGATGTTTTGGCTTCTTTATACTTTAATGGTAAAGAGTTATCACCAACAGAGTTATACTCAGCTATTATCTTTTCTTCAGGAGGAATGACAAAGGTTCTTAAAAAGTTAGAGTCTTTAGGTTATATCTCTAGACAAGCAAACCCAAACGACAAAAGAAGTATGCTTGTTAAATTAGAAGAGAAAGGTGAAAAGGTTTTACTTGATTGTTTAGATGATTTAATAGAGTTAAAAAAAGAGACCTATGAAGCATTAACTGAACAAGATAAAGAGGATTTAAAAAGAATTTTACAGAAAGTTACTCTAAGTCTTTCATAA
- a CDS encoding efflux RND transporter permease subunit has protein sequence MISSFFIKKPVFAGVLSIVIFLTGLISMFNLPIEQYPRVLPPQIIVSTSYPGASADTIAKTVAAPLEEKINGAKNMLYMNSVAEDSGRLNINVFFEVGTDPDSAKIDVNNRVQAALAKMPEQVQRQGVVVGERSPSILMFIMLQSPNDTYDSVYLSNYALLNMVESLKRVNGVGDAIIFGAKDYSIRIWMDPSKLSKYSLATTDVIAAIKEQNNQYAAGKIAAEPIANKQMYTYTIQTPKRFENANQFGDIVIRANEDGSSLKLKDVASIELGAADYSVETRLNNAASIPIGIFLQSGANALETADAIKRSLEEAQKNFPQDMTYSIPYDSTDFISASIEEVVKTFIEALILVILIMYLFLQNWRATVIPFIAVPISIVGAFAGMYVLGFSINLLTLFGLVLAIGIVVDDAIIVIENIERHMEEGKTPKEAAFIAMQEVTGALIAIILVLGAIFIPVAFMGGLSGEMYRQFAITIVISVMISGFVALTLTPTLCVKILKNRKHEPKGFFKWFNNMFDKATEGYSYLVKKTIRFSLISILLYAGLIFVSYDMFKSMKTGLVPQEDQGTIFVFGFNPPGYSLSKSLELSEETNAIVSQDENVANIITLAGYDFTTSAQRTHTVATIIKLKDWSERPNEEQGAQALLGKFSKQLMGTSEGFSFAVVPPPIMGMSITGGFDMYVQDRTGGSVEDLGKVVNQILEKAKTRPELIGVRTSLSATIPQYKVDVDVEKAKAKGVNLNDIYSTITSTYGSFYVNDFSLYGRTYRVNLQADSEYRNNIEDFKEIFVRANNGELLPINSFISYKKVVGADIVERFNLFQAAKVSGQPAAGYSSGDALKAIEEVANEVLPSGYTISWTGSAYQEKQVGGSSAMAFVFGLVFLFLILCALYERWLLPISVVLAVPFAVFGAILATNLRALDNNIYFQIGLLVLAGLAAKNAILIVEFAIQKQKEGFNLIDAALEAAKVRLRPIIMTSLAFTVGVLPLAISNGAGAASKHSIGTGVIGGMLAATFIAIVFIPLFFILISKLSKKRVKSHK, from the coding sequence ATGATTTCTTCATTTTTTATAAAAAAACCAGTATTTGCAGGTGTGTTATCTATTGTAATATTCCTTACTGGATTAATCTCTATGTTCAACCTACCAATTGAACAATACCCAAGAGTTTTACCACCTCAAATTATTGTAAGTACTTCATATCCAGGAGCAAGTGCTGATACTATTGCAAAAACTGTTGCTGCACCTTTAGAAGAGAAAATCAATGGTGCAAAAAACATGCTTTATATGAACTCAGTTGCAGAAGATAGTGGAAGATTAAATATTAATGTATTTTTTGAAGTTGGAACTGACCCAGACTCTGCAAAGATTGATGTAAACAATAGAGTTCAAGCAGCTTTAGCAAAAATGCCAGAACAAGTACAAAGACAAGGTGTTGTTGTAGGGGAAAGAAGTCCAAGTATTCTTATGTTTATTATGCTTCAATCTCCAAATGATACTTATGACTCAGTATACTTATCAAACTATGCTCTTTTAAATATGGTTGAATCATTAAAAAGGGTAAATGGAGTAGGGGATGCTATCATCTTTGGTGCAAAAGATTACTCTATTAGAATCTGGATGGACCCAAGTAAGTTATCTAAATACTCACTTGCTACAACTGATGTAATTGCTGCAATTAAAGAACAAAATAACCAATATGCAGCAGGTAAAATTGCAGCAGAACCAATTGCGAATAAACAGATGTATACATATACAATTCAAACTCCAAAAAGATTTGAAAATGCAAATCAATTCGGTGATATTGTTATTAGAGCAAATGAAGATGGAAGTAGTTTAAAACTAAAAGATGTAGCTTCTATTGAACTTGGAGCAGCTGATTATAGTGTTGAAACAAGATTAAACAATGCAGCATCTATTCCTATTGGTATTTTCTTACAAAGTGGTGCAAATGCACTTGAAACAGCAGATGCTATTAAAAGATCTTTAGAAGAAGCTCAAAAGAACTTCCCACAAGATATGACTTATAGTATTCCATACGATAGTACAGACTTTATTTCTGCTTCTATTGAAGAGGTTGTAAAAACTTTTATTGAAGCTTTAATTCTAGTTATTTTAATTATGTATTTATTCTTACAAAACTGGAGAGCTACAGTAATTCCATTTATTGCAGTTCCTATTTCAATTGTAGGTGCTTTTGCTGGTATGTATGTTTTAGGTTTTAGTATCAACTTACTAACACTATTTGGACTTGTATTAGCTATTGGTATTGTTGTTGATGATGCCATTATTGTAATTGAAAATATTGAACGGCATATGGAAGAGGGTAAAACCCCTAAAGAAGCTGCCTTTATTGCCATGCAAGAAGTTACAGGAGCCTTAATTGCTATTATTTTAGTTCTTGGTGCTATCTTTATACCTGTTGCCTTTATGGGTGGTTTAAGTGGAGAGATGTATAGACAGTTTGCCATTACTATTGTTATTTCAGTAATGATTTCTGGTTTTGTTGCTTTAACATTAACTCCAACATTATGTGTAAAGATATTAAAAAATAGAAAACATGAACCAAAAGGTTTCTTTAAATGGTTTAACAACATGTTTGATAAAGCAACTGAAGGGTATTCATACTTAGTTAAAAAGACTATTAGATTCTCTTTAATATCTATTTTACTTTATGCTGGTCTTATTTTTGTTTCATATGATATGTTTAAATCTATGAAAACTGGACTTGTTCCGCAAGAAGACCAAGGTACTATTTTTGTATTTGGATTTAACCCTCCTGGTTACTCTTTATCAAAATCTTTAGAGTTATCAGAGGAGACAAATGCAATTGTTTCACAAGATGAGAATGTTGCAAATATCATTACTCTTGCAGGGTATGACTTTACAACATCAGCTCAAAGAACACATACAGTTGCAACAATTATTAAACTAAAAGACTGGAGTGAAAGACCAAATGAAGAGCAGGGTGCCCAAGCACTTCTAGGAAAATTCTCTAAACAACTTATGGGTACAAGTGAAGGTTTCTCATTTGCCGTTGTTCCACCTCCAATTATGGGGATGAGTATTACTGGTGGATTTGATATGTATGTTCAAGATAGAACTGGTGGTAGTGTTGAAGATTTAGGAAAAGTAGTTAATCAAATACTTGAAAAAGCAAAAACTAGACCCGAGTTAATTGGTGTTAGAACATCTTTATCTGCAACAATTCCTCAATATAAAGTTGATGTAGATGTGGAAAAAGCAAAAGCAAAAGGTGTAAACCTAAACGATATTTATAGCACTATTACTTCTACATATGGAAGCTTTTATGTAAATGACTTCTCACTTTATGGAAGAACATATAGAGTAAATTTACAAGCTGATTCTGAGTATAGAAATAATATTGAAGACTTTAAAGAGATTTTTGTAAGAGCAAATAATGGAGAACTACTTCCTATTAACTCATTTATCTCTTATAAAAAAGTAGTTGGTGCTGATATTGTTGAAAGATTTAACCTTTTCCAAGCAGCAAAAGTATCAGGACAACCAGCAGCTGGATATAGTTCTGGGGATGCATTAAAAGCTATTGAAGAAGTGGCAAATGAAGTATTACCATCAGGATATACTATTAGTTGGACAGGTTCAGCTTATCAAGAGAAACAAGTAGGTGGAAGTTCTGCTATGGCATTTGTATTTGGACTTGTTTTCTTATTCTTAATTTTATGTGCTTTATATGAAAGATGGTTACTACCTATTTCAGTTGTTTTAGCTGTTCCATTTGCAGTATTTGGGGCAATTTTAGCAACAAATTTAAGAGCACTTGATAACAATATCTACTTCCAGATTGGACTTTTAGTTCTTGCAGGTCTTGCAGCTAAAAATGCCATCTTAATTGTAGAGTTTGCTATTCAAAAACAAAAAGAAGGTTTCAACTTAATTGATGCTGCTTTAGAAGCTGCAAAAGTAAGATTAAGACCAATTATTATGACTTCTTTAGCCTTTACAGTAGGTGTTTTACCATTAGCTATTAGTAATGGAGCAGGGGCTGCTAGTAAACACTCTATTGGTACAGGAGTTATTGGGGGAATGTTAGCTGCAACATTTATTGCAATTGTATTTATTCCTCTGTTCTTTATTCTTATTTCAAAGCTATCTAAAAAAAGAGTGAAGAGTCATAAATGA